From a region of the Caldivirga sp. genome:
- a CDS encoding ABC transporter transmembrane domain-containing protein has product MKLKVTEVLDLTWKFYRRYVYSWEINIGFITAFIAFVLRAIASGSLMPLALTGLVNSLESSASGGSLSIRESGIMNSILMILAATIIYTATEWLFKPFWNTITKAIVNIKNDVIMEINGSRNSRNVNDMVGRLASDVDFVMWNIGGMYTTFTPNILTAAVSLATIFQLNPMIGAMAVAATPFSLLIMEPYIKGVEEARQVERGSYSEVIHLINEYFKGNAEPEQIKEALNKWYKGMTKQIFYDRTYWSSSFAYSYVVPLLLTIFGIHEVEKGKLPVGNLVGIVYAGLNVYSPLINALWGLCVLAQNMVPMRRIMQLSENNKEVATASMP; this is encoded by the coding sequence ATGAAGCTTAAGGTTACTGAGGTTCTTGACTTAACCTGGAAGTTTTACAGAAGGTATGTATACTCATGGGAGATCAATATTGGTTTTATTACAGCCTTCATAGCCTTCGTACTTAGGGCCATTGCCTCAGGTTCATTAATGCCACTTGCATTAACGGGTCTAGTTAATTCACTGGAGAGCTCAGCATCAGGAGGTTCATTGAGTATTAGGGAGAGCGGGATAATGAACTCAATATTAATGATACTAGCAGCCACTATAATATACACAGCTACTGAATGGTTGTTTAAGCCATTTTGGAACACTATAACTAAGGCTATTGTTAATATTAAAAATGATGTCATAATGGAGATTAATGGCTCAAGAAACTCGAGGAACGTAAACGACATGGTTGGTAGGTTAGCTAGTGATGTAGACTTCGTAATGTGGAATATTGGAGGCATGTATACTACATTCACGCCCAACATACTGACAGCGGCAGTATCATTGGCAACAATATTTCAATTAAACCCAATGATAGGTGCCATGGCTGTTGCCGCAACGCCATTCTCCCTCCTAATAATGGAACCGTACATAAAGGGTGTTGAGGAAGCTAGACAAGTGGAGAGGGGAAGCTACAGTGAGGTTATTCACTTGATTAACGAGTACTTTAAGGGTAATGCTGAACCAGAGCAAATAAAGGAGGCACTAAATAAGTGGTATAAGGGCATGACCAAGCAAATCTTCTACGACAGAACTTACTGGTCTTCATCATTTGCGTACAGTTATGTAGTGCCATTGTTATTGACTATATTCGGGATCCATGAAGTCGAGAAAGGGAAGTTACCTGTAGGTAATCTGGTTGGCATAGTGTACGCAGGCCTAAACGTCTACTCACCATTAATAAACGCACTATGGGGCTTATGCGTATTAGCTCAAAACATGGTTCCAATGCGTAGAATAATGCAGTTAAGTGAGAATAATAAAGAGGTAGCAACTGCATCAATGCCGTAG
- a CDS encoding TRAM domain-containing protein encodes MNRGRPRRRGRGPKPVKVGDVVEVEVTEVSKRGDGVAKIRGFIIFIPNTKPGEKVKVKITRVGPSFAVAELAPEAGQGATATGQETQPEEASQGEEFEEE; translated from the coding sequence ATGAATAGGGGAAGGCCTAGACGAAGGGGCCGTGGTCCAAAACCAGTGAAAGTCGGTGACGTTGTGGAAGTGGAGGTAACTGAAGTGTCTAAGAGGGGCGATGGTGTTGCTAAGATAAGAGGCTTCATAATCTTCATACCGAACACTAAACCTGGTGAGAAGGTTAAGGTTAAGATAACGAGGGTTGGTCCATCCTTCGCAGTTGCTGAACTAGCCCCAGAGGCGGGGCAAGGAGCAACCGCCACCGGTCAGGAGACCCAGCCCGAGGAGGCCTCTCAGGGAGAAGAATTTGAGGAAGAGTAG
- a CDS encoding hydroxymethylglutaryl-CoA synthase → MAVGIVGWGAYIPRYRIKTREIAEAWGDDALRIRDMYLVEEKAVGYIDEDPVTMAVEASRDALTRAGVKPSEVGAVFAGTESKPYAVKPISSILIDALGLSRQVYSVDMEFACKAGSDAIINLMGLVKANSIKYGIAVGTDSSQGEPGEHLEYTVGTGAVAYIIGSSNLAAEIKYTYPYASDTPDFWRRDGSPYPVHGEGFTGEPAYFKHIMGAAKGLMDELGMKPSDFDYAVFHQPNARFPVRVAQMLGFPLEKVKPGIVVDLIGNTYNASALLGLAKVLEEAKPGSRIIVVTFGSGAGSNAFYIETTDQLPGKVKLARTISEMLEDKVYIDYSLYLKYRRIIRMIHG, encoded by the coding sequence ATGGCGGTAGGCATAGTTGGTTGGGGCGCCTACATACCGAGGTACAGGATTAAGACCCGTGAAATAGCGGAGGCATGGGGGGATGATGCCCTCAGGATAAGGGACATGTACCTTGTTGAGGAGAAGGCTGTTGGGTACATTGATGAGGACCCAGTAACCATGGCTGTTGAGGCATCTAGGGATGCTTTAACTAGAGCTGGGGTGAAGCCAAGTGAAGTTGGCGCCGTCTTCGCTGGGACGGAGTCGAAGCCATACGCCGTTAAGCCAATATCATCAATATTAATTGATGCGCTCGGCTTAAGTAGGCAGGTTTACTCAGTGGACATGGAGTTTGCCTGTAAGGCTGGTTCAGACGCAATAATTAACCTAATGGGCCTGGTTAAGGCTAATTCAATAAAGTACGGTATAGCTGTCGGTACGGACTCATCCCAGGGTGAACCAGGGGAACACCTGGAGTATACCGTGGGTACTGGTGCGGTTGCGTACATTATTGGTTCAAGTAACCTGGCTGCTGAAATTAAGTACACTTACCCATACGCATCCGATACACCTGACTTCTGGAGGAGGGATGGTTCACCGTATCCGGTTCACGGCGAGGGTTTCACGGGGGAGCCAGCCTACTTCAAGCACATAATGGGTGCCGCTAAGGGGTTAATGGATGAGTTAGGTATGAAGCCGAGTGACTTCGATTACGCGGTTTTCCACCAGCCTAATGCCAGGTTCCCGGTGAGGGTTGCCCAAATGTTGGGTTTCCCACTTGAGAAGGTTAAGCCAGGTATTGTTGTTGACTTAATAGGTAACACTTACAATGCCTCAGCCTTATTAGGGCTAGCTAAGGTTCTTGAGGAGGCTAAGCCTGGTTCAAGAATAATCGTAGTCACCTTCGGTAGCGGCGCAGGATCCAACGCATTCTACATTGAAACCACCGATCAATTGCCAGGTAAGGTTAAGTTAGCTAGGACAATCAGCGAGATGCTTGAGGATAAGGTTTACATAGACTACTCCCTCTACTTAAAGTACAGGAGGATAATAAGGATGATTCACGGTTAA
- a CDS encoding molybdopterin-dependent oxidoreductase, with translation MDLIDRRRFIKLMLSMGGLALLSGYVSNQLPEIRATGVKVPPNSHVSAVRSYGGNSTSSSVELTPEYLWYIVQVGPTPSVNLNNYTLVVDGLVNNPLKLTYDEITSLPSVEITNTLQCVSDPYFLKATVRWRGVRLSTILNMAGISKNAVKIIAYGADGYTSDLPLWKAMEPDTLVAYMADGNPLPKNHGYPVRLVVPRWWGYKNVKWLVKLTVTDENYLGYWESLGYPDIAKKNTGD, from the coding sequence GTGGATTTGATTGATCGGAGAAGGTTCATTAAACTCATGTTGAGTATGGGTGGTTTAGCGTTACTTAGTGGTTACGTTAGTAATCAGTTACCTGAAATTAGGGCCACTGGTGTTAAGGTGCCTCCTAATTCGCATGTATCTGCAGTTAGGAGTTATGGTGGAAATTCAACATCATCTAGCGTTGAGTTAACCCCTGAATACCTTTGGTATATTGTTCAAGTTGGTCCAACTCCATCAGTGAACTTAAACAATTATACCCTAGTCGTTGATGGTCTTGTTAATAATCCCCTTAAGTTAACTTACGATGAAATCACTTCATTACCATCCGTTGAAATCACAAATACTCTTCAATGCGTTTCGGATCCATACTTCCTAAAAGCCACGGTAAGATGGAGGGGTGTTAGATTAAGTACTATACTTAACATGGCGGGAATATCCAAGAACGCAGTTAAGATCATTGCCTATGGCGCAGATGGGTACACCAGTGATCTACCTCTCTGGAAGGCTATGGAGCCCGATACCCTAGTAGCCTACATGGCTGATGGAAACCCCTTACCTAAGAACCATGGTTATCCTGTTAGGCTAGTGGTACCTAGGTGGTGGGGGTATAAGAACGTTAAGTGGCTGGTTAAGTTAACGGTTACTGATGAGAATTACTTAGGCTACTGGGAATCCCTAGGTTACCCTGATATAGCTAAGAAGAACACTGGTGATTAG
- a CDS encoding UbiD family decarboxylase, whose product MVFNDLRSYLRALEAEGELIRVNEPISVELELPALLRGLMYRGGPAVMIERTRENTLPAVGNLFGKWSRILTALNGVEPGKAAERISELTSLRPPTGIIDALKSLGELRSISRYFPRLINKAPVKENEWGNIDLFRLPAIRQWPKEPGRFLTFAVSFIKHGDVTNFGYYRLQIIGKDKFIMHWMPWRRSSQYADAGETEVAVVLGPDPVTMLMAGVPVPHPLDKVLVTGVIRGEGIELTGGSTISVEYPANAEIVIEGKLTGEYVKEGPFGDHVGYYSIVKEYPVVKVTAVYSRENPVVPVTVTGKPVLEDGNIIRFGTEVMKPLLRQLLPEVVDVYMPPEGVGYWTVVSIRKRYPGQARRIMAALWGLLPVFNKIVVVVDHDIDVKNMKEVTYAIAANLNPQRDVVVMPEYPTEELDPSTPIPGLGSKLGLDATRKLPGEYNGEEYPEEAQAPSEVEKAIAQIIDRILANYPKHSDE is encoded by the coding sequence ATGGTGTTTAATGACTTAAGGAGTTACTTGAGGGCATTGGAGGCTGAGGGTGAGTTAATTAGGGTTAATGAACCAATTAGCGTTGAGCTAGAGTTACCGGCATTACTGAGGGGGTTAATGTACAGGGGTGGGCCTGCAGTGATGATTGAGAGGACTAGGGAGAACACACTGCCGGCTGTAGGTAACTTATTCGGGAAGTGGAGTAGGATTTTAACTGCTCTTAATGGTGTAGAGCCAGGTAAGGCTGCTGAGAGGATTAGTGAGTTAACAAGCCTTAGGCCACCAACAGGAATAATTGATGCCTTAAAGTCCCTTGGCGAATTAAGGAGCATTTCAAGGTACTTCCCTAGGCTCATCAATAAGGCTCCCGTTAAGGAGAATGAGTGGGGTAACATTGACTTATTCAGGCTACCCGCAATAAGGCAATGGCCTAAGGAACCAGGCAGGTTCCTAACCTTCGCAGTATCATTCATTAAGCACGGTGATGTAACAAACTTCGGCTACTATAGGCTTCAAATTATTGGGAAGGATAAGTTCATAATGCATTGGATGCCTTGGAGGAGGAGTAGCCAGTACGCTGATGCTGGTGAAACCGAGGTAGCCGTAGTGCTTGGCCCAGACCCAGTAACCATGCTTATGGCTGGCGTACCAGTACCTCACCCATTGGATAAGGTCCTGGTGACGGGGGTAATCAGGGGTGAGGGTATTGAGTTAACGGGCGGCTCCACTATTAGCGTCGAATACCCGGCCAACGCGGAGATTGTGATTGAGGGTAAGTTAACTGGGGAATACGTTAAGGAGGGGCCCTTTGGAGACCACGTTGGCTACTACTCCATTGTGAAAGAGTATCCAGTCGTAAAGGTGACTGCAGTTTACTCAAGGGAGAACCCAGTGGTGCCTGTAACAGTTACGGGTAAACCTGTGCTTGAGGATGGGAACATAATAAGATTCGGTACCGAGGTAATGAAGCCTCTCCTAAGGCAACTACTACCTGAGGTGGTTGACGTCTACATGCCCCCCGAGGGAGTTGGCTACTGGACGGTGGTTTCAATAAGGAAGAGGTACCCGGGTCAAGCCAGGAGGATTATGGCGGCATTATGGGGCCTACTACCAGTATTCAATAAGATAGTGGTGGTGGTTGACCATGATATTGACGTTAAAAACATGAAGGAGGTTACGTATGCAATAGCCGCTAACCTAAACCCACAAAGGGACGTAGTAGTAATGCCAGAATACCCTACGGAGGAACTTGACCCATCAACCCCCATACCAGGCTTAGGGAGTAAGCTAGGGCTTGACGCCACCAGGAAACTACCAGGTGAGTATAACGGTGAGGAGTACCCAGAGGAGGCTCAAGCACCATCTGAGGTTGAGAAAGCCATTGCGCAGATCATTGATAGGATACTAGCCAACTACCCTAAACACAGTGATGAATGA
- a CDS encoding Zn-ribbon domain-containing OB-fold protein gives MVDQSLSVPKYWRRIPQYYRLTALKCRKCGRVYFPPRAVCECGSREFDEVELPRRGKLIEFTVLRSVTSDFEKQRPLIFGIVDLNGVRVLGQLVDCPNPEKLSDNTEVEVVFRRVKEDSDYGIIYYGFKLRPVKGCW, from the coding sequence ATGGTTGACCAATCCCTATCAGTACCAAAATACTGGAGGAGGATACCACAGTACTATAGGCTTACCGCCCTTAAATGCAGGAAATGCGGCAGGGTTTACTTCCCACCTAGGGCTGTTTGCGAATGTGGTTCAAGGGAGTTTGATGAAGTTGAGTTACCGAGGAGGGGTAAGTTAATTGAATTCACTGTGCTTAGGAGCGTCACGTCAGACTTCGAGAAGCAGAGGCCATTAATATTCGGTATAGTTGACTTGAATGGAGTTAGGGTACTTGGGCAATTGGTTGACTGCCCCAATCCAGAGAAGCTTAGTGATAACACTGAGGTTGAGGTAGTTTTCAGGAGGGTTAAGGAGGACAGTGACTACGGTATAATTTACTACGGCTTTAAGTTAAGGCCAGTGAAGGGGTGTTGGTGA
- a CDS encoding thiolase family protein → MSISALGYINGVHIIPPGRYYDKGYRELFAEAALKALESAGNPDIKAIYIASALSELAGEQMAIGNVLRDYSGIRNAPSIRVENGDGSGGFAFMVALNHVASMNDGCVLLVGVDKPHEVTSLKQNKYASYLLDSDYESYFGATPVVLAALMAKQYMRSYEYKYEDLATWAIKMHERGSKTPFAYFKKAAKLKDVLDSELVADPLRLYDVSPFVDGAAALVLCSKPNSKDQAVGVLGYGFGASNSYFASRNDYTVLMSVTEAVKALNPLNDFNGIVSVHDTYSILGVLALESLGLCKRGSALRLLNEGYFDPGGKVMVNLDGGLKAVGNSMGASGVYQLASVTMQLRGDKPFNGLNAEAAVVEDMVGVDQESVVFMLKVVK, encoded by the coding sequence ATGAGCATTTCGGCATTAGGCTATATAAATGGAGTACACATTATCCCTCCAGGTAGATACTACGATAAGGGTTATAGGGAATTATTCGCCGAGGCTGCTTTAAAGGCCCTTGAATCCGCAGGTAACCCCGACATTAAGGCAATCTACATTGCATCCGCTCTCTCTGAACTAGCCGGGGAGCAAATGGCGATAGGTAATGTCCTCAGGGATTATTCAGGCATTAGGAATGCGCCATCCATAAGGGTGGAGAATGGTGATGGTTCAGGGGGTTTCGCGTTCATGGTTGCGTTAAACCACGTGGCATCAATGAATGATGGATGCGTACTACTGGTTGGCGTTGATAAGCCCCATGAAGTCACCTCGCTTAAGCAGAATAAGTATGCATCATATCTACTTGACTCCGACTATGAATCATACTTCGGGGCAACCCCAGTAGTCTTAGCTGCGTTAATGGCTAAGCAGTACATGAGGAGTTACGAGTATAAGTACGAGGACTTAGCTACATGGGCTATTAAAATGCATGAGAGGGGATCAAAAACACCCTTCGCCTACTTTAAGAAGGCAGCTAAGTTAAAGGATGTACTTGACTCAGAGCTTGTGGCCGATCCATTAAGGCTCTACGATGTCTCACCCTTCGTCGATGGTGCAGCAGCCCTAGTACTATGCAGTAAGCCCAACTCCAAGGATCAGGCAGTGGGTGTATTGGGCTATGGTTTCGGTGCATCAAACTCATACTTCGCATCTAGGAACGACTACACTGTGCTAATGTCAGTTACTGAGGCTGTTAAGGCACTTAACCCACTTAATGATTTCAACGGCATAGTAAGCGTCCACGACACATATAGTATACTTGGAGTCCTGGCTTTGGAGTCCCTGGGGTTATGTAAGAGGGGTAGTGCGTTAAGGCTCCTTAATGAGGGTTACTTTGATCCAGGGGGTAAGGTTATGGTTAACTTAGATGGTGGTTTAAAGGCAGTGGGTAATTCAATGGGTGCTTCAGGTGTTTACCAGTTAGCCAGCGTAACAATGCAGCTTAGGGGTGATAAACCATTTAATGGCTTAAACGCCGAGGCTGCTGTGGTTGAGGACATGGTTGGTGTGGATCAGGAGAGCGTAGTCTTCATGCTTAAGGTGGTGAAGTAG
- a CDS encoding prenyltransferase produces MKLRPWLISFSPTTLTSAFSSVTLGTALSWYLNGVFKPLIYVITLIAIMLAQAGVNLIHDYVDYRTGVDVLYRAGGFSHRPNPIIDLGLNPRSVRMVGYFFITVTIASGVYLALVVGFPVLILGLAGVLIGIGYSEAPLKLHYRGLGEAFAALAMGPLVTWGSYIVQTGIYLNPAPLIVGIPNGLFTLLILLGSGALELDASRRVGKLTLVLLLGLRRVKYLVYGIIAFIYLTLIASALLGYIPYLSLVSLILIPRTLRLAGPLLSGDEGEVRRRWRELRLLWAGPFSVRLIILAILIVSMIIVKLAPWIP; encoded by the coding sequence ATGAAGCTTAGGCCTTGGTTAATTTCCTTTAGTCCAACAACCCTGACTAGCGCCTTCTCCTCAGTTACCTTAGGCACAGCCCTCTCCTGGTACCTTAACGGTGTCTTTAAGCCGCTAATATACGTCATAACCCTGATAGCCATAATGCTTGCCCAAGCTGGGGTTAACCTGATTCATGATTACGTGGACTACAGGACAGGGGTTGATGTTCTCTATAGGGCTGGTGGATTCTCACATAGGCCTAACCCAATAATTGACCTAGGCCTTAACCCACGTAGCGTTAGGATGGTGGGCTACTTCTTCATTACGGTAACCATAGCCTCAGGCGTATACTTAGCCTTAGTGGTCGGTTTCCCAGTCCTAATACTAGGCTTAGCCGGTGTACTAATTGGGATTGGTTATAGTGAAGCCCCATTGAAACTGCATTATAGGGGGCTTGGTGAGGCTTTTGCGGCATTAGCCATGGGTCCATTAGTCACCTGGGGCTCTTACATTGTTCAAACGGGTATTTACCTTAACCCAGCACCATTAATAGTGGGTATACCTAATGGATTATTCACACTACTCATACTACTGGGTTCAGGGGCTCTTGAACTAGACGCCTCAAGGAGGGTGGGTAAGTTAACGCTGGTTCTGCTGCTGGGGTTGAGGAGGGTTAAGTACCTAGTGTACGGTATTATCGCGTTCATTTACTTAACCTTAATTGCATCGGCACTACTCGGCTACATACCTTACCTATCCCTAGTCTCCCTAATTTTGATTCCAAGAACCCTTAGGCTCGCAGGCCCACTACTAAGTGGTGATGAGGGGGAGGTTAGGAGGCGGTGGAGGGAGTTGAGGCTACTGTGGGCCGGTCCATTCAGCGTTAGGTTAATTATCCTAGCCATACTAATAGTATCAATGATTATTGTTAAACTAGCACCATGGATACCTTAA
- a CDS encoding serine hydrolase: MECVNTVKGLMESLVKDAYPGASLVVNANGETLINMTVGYAQLKPIERPMRGGMLFDLASLTKALSTSLIVMKLVEKGALSLSQRVSELIPEFSRTNAGVNDAKDKVRVWMLLSHTSGLPAWLPLYKSASSRDELINQAITSFPVYEPGSKVVYSDLNYIVLTALVERITGQRIDSLFQEMVAKPLNLSKALYNPLSRFSKDDVVATEYVNGDALVGVVHDENARAMNGVSGHAGLFATAEDAAKIADSLLESYRNGVFLSRPSIKAMWTPWACGESCYGLGWQIYRRGVTTSGGDFLTDGKAFGHTGFTGTSLWIDVEMGLTIVLFTNRVHPSRDNRRIDYARPVLHNAAVSCADKLIHH, from the coding sequence ATGGAGTGCGTTAACACAGTTAAGGGGCTAATGGAGAGTTTAGTTAAGGACGCCTACCCAGGTGCGTCGCTTGTAGTAAACGCTAATGGTGAAACCTTAATCAACATGACTGTTGGTTACGCTCAGCTAAAGCCCATTGAGAGACCCATGAGGGGTGGTATGCTTTTTGACTTAGCCTCCTTAACCAAGGCTTTATCAACATCATTAATAGTGATGAAACTAGTGGAGAAGGGGGCATTAAGCCTAAGCCAGAGAGTGTCTGAATTGATTCCTGAATTCAGTAGGACTAATGCAGGTGTTAATGATGCTAAGGATAAGGTTAGGGTTTGGATGCTTCTATCGCATACCTCAGGGTTACCAGCATGGTTACCCCTCTATAAGTCTGCCTCAAGTAGGGATGAGTTAATTAACCAAGCCATAACCTCCTTCCCCGTTTACGAACCAGGCTCCAAAGTGGTTTATAGTGACTTAAACTACATTGTCTTAACTGCACTAGTTGAGAGGATTACTGGCCAACGCATAGACTCATTATTCCAGGAAATGGTAGCTAAGCCCCTTAACTTAAGTAAGGCGCTCTATAATCCATTATCAAGGTTCAGTAAGGATGATGTAGTAGCCACTGAGTACGTTAATGGCGATGCACTAGTGGGTGTGGTTCATGATGAGAACGCAAGGGCCATGAATGGGGTTTCAGGGCACGCTGGGTTATTCGCCACCGCTGAGGATGCCGCCAAGATAGCGGATTCTCTACTTGAATCCTATAGGAATGGGGTATTCCTATCAAGGCCGAGCATTAAGGCGATGTGGACTCCCTGGGCATGTGGTGAATCATGCTATGGTCTTGGTTGGCAAATATACAGGAGGGGTGTGACCACCAGTGGTGGGGATTTTCTAACCGATGGTAAGGCTTTCGGCCACACTGGTTTCACTGGTACTTCCCTATGGATTGATGTTGAAATGGGGTTAACAATAGTTCTCTTCACTAATAGGGTTCATCCAAGTAGGGATAATAGGAGGATTGATTACGCTAGGCCTGTTTTACATAATGCAGCTGTGTCATGCGCTGATAAGTTAATCCACCACTAA